In Ectothiorhodospiraceae bacterium 2226, a single window of DNA contains:
- a CDS encoding glycosyltransferase family 2 protein: MNERRSTLSVIVISFNEEDRIDACLSSVAPVADEIIVVDSGSDDRTVEIARRYTDKVYVTDWPGYGPQKQRALDYATGDWVLSIDCDEALDAKMQASIRKLLTNDAEEVAYRLPWGVTIYGKRLDYGRSARAPLRLFRRAAGRFSPDQVHEKLIVAPGKLGTLGGRLLHYTHRDFGHALDKAAKYAWLGAQKKHAAGKRGGGLFLASLRAAWVFVHIYVFRGGFLDGRVGYLMAVIYSQVEFNKYAGLWAIRRMERLERASSRRRGA; this comes from the coding sequence ATGAACGAACGCCGCAGTACGCTGTCCGTGATCGTCATCTCCTTCAATGAGGAGGACCGCATCGACGCGTGCCTATCCTCGGTGGCGCCGGTCGCCGACGAGATCATCGTCGTCGACAGCGGAAGCGACGACCGCACGGTGGAGATCGCACGGCGCTACACCGACAAGGTCTACGTGACCGATTGGCCAGGTTATGGGCCCCAAAAGCAGCGTGCGCTGGACTATGCAACGGGCGACTGGGTGCTGTCCATCGACTGCGACGAGGCGCTTGATGCGAAGATGCAGGCCTCCATTCGCAAACTCCTTACGAATGATGCCGAGGAGGTGGCGTATCGCCTCCCTTGGGGCGTGACGATTTATGGCAAGCGCCTCGACTATGGTCGCAGTGCCCGAGCGCCGCTGCGCTTATTCCGCCGCGCGGCCGGGCGTTTCTCGCCCGACCAAGTCCACGAAAAGCTCATCGTGGCTCCCGGTAAGCTCGGGACCCTCGGCGGGCGCCTGCTTCACTACACGCATCGGGATTTCGGCCATGCATTGGACAAGGCGGCCAAGTACGCGTGGCTCGGCGCGCAGAAGAAGCACGCCGCAGGCAAACGAGGCGGCGGTCTGTTCCTGGCATCGCTGCGCGCGGCGTGGGTCTTCGTGCATATCTATGTGTTTCGGGGTGGGTTTCTGGATGGTCGGGTCGGCTACTTGATGGCGGTCATCTACAGCCAGGTAGAGTTCAATAAGTATGCCGGCTTGTGGGCCATCCGCCGCATGGAGCGCCTGGAACGTGCGAGCAGTAGGCGGAGAGGCGCATGA
- a CDS encoding glycosyltransferase family 4 protein: MFTQIDRGECHTVLGLKARGLDFEVICDPQAARRSILRDAGIVVHELPLQHRFDRTAINALRRRLESGAFDIVHVFTKIALSNTLRASKGMPVRIVAYRGIVGNLSFLDPLSWASFLNPRVDRIICVCEAIRRYFLNMRFLWLRVPPEKVVTIYKGHRLEWYQQEAQPDLATIGIPNGAPVIGCVARMRPRKGIDVLVRAFDRLPEQLGAHLVLLGRGQDKTIDRAIAASPRRDRIHVLGFRPEAAALVGGFDVFVLPSLRREGLPRAVIEAMAQGIAPIVTDSGGSPELVQDRVSGRVVPAGDEGALTEALEELLLDRDKRLKYGRAAQRRIRDDFNVERTVHETMRVYQELMAQG; this comes from the coding sequence GTGTTCACCCAGATCGATCGGGGTGAGTGCCATACCGTGCTTGGCTTGAAAGCCCGGGGTCTCGACTTCGAGGTCATCTGCGACCCACAAGCCGCGCGCCGGTCCATTTTGCGGGACGCCGGTATCGTGGTGCACGAACTGCCCCTGCAACACCGCTTCGACCGCACGGCAATCAACGCTCTGCGGCGCAGGCTGGAGAGCGGGGCATTCGATATTGTGCACGTGTTCACCAAGATCGCGCTCTCCAACACTTTGCGCGCAAGCAAGGGCATGCCGGTACGCATCGTGGCCTATCGCGGCATCGTCGGTAATCTCAGCTTCCTGGATCCGCTTTCCTGGGCGTCGTTTCTCAATCCTCGAGTGGATCGGATTATCTGCGTATGCGAGGCTATTCGGCGCTATTTCCTGAATATGCGCTTCCTGTGGCTGCGTGTTCCGCCGGAGAAGGTGGTTACGATCTACAAGGGCCACCGTCTGGAGTGGTACCAGCAGGAGGCTCAGCCCGATCTGGCAACGATCGGCATACCCAATGGCGCGCCCGTTATCGGATGCGTTGCCCGTATGCGTCCGCGCAAGGGCATCGATGTGCTGGTGCGTGCGTTCGACCGCCTTCCCGAGCAACTGGGCGCGCACCTCGTGCTGCTCGGCCGCGGACAGGACAAGACGATCGATCGTGCCATCGCCGCCAGTCCGCGCCGCGACCGAATTCATGTTCTTGGGTTTCGGCCCGAGGCGGCCGCGTTGGTGGGCGGGTTTGACGTTTTCGTTCTGCCTTCCCTGCGCCGCGAGGGTTTGCCGCGCGCGGTCATCGAGGCGATGGCGCAGGGGATCGCGCCGATCGTGACCGACTCGGGCGGCAGCCCGGAGCTGGTTCAAGATCGCGTGAGCGGTCGCGTGGTGCCGGCGGGTGACGAAGGGGCGCTGACCGAAGCCTTGGAAGAACTATTGCTCGACCGCGATAAGCGGCTGAAGTATGGCCGGGCGGCGCAGCGGCGCATTCGCGATGACTTCAATGTCGAGCGGACGGTGCACGAGACGATGCGCGTTTACCAAGAACTCATGGCGCAGGGCTGA